The sequence below is a genomic window from Dioscorea cayenensis subsp. rotundata cultivar TDr96_F1 unplaced genomic scaffold, TDr96_F1_v2_PseudoChromosome.rev07_lg8_w22 25.fasta BLBR01001011.1, whole genome shotgun sequence.
GAGGTGGTTGTGGTTGTTGTGATCGAGGTTGCTTCTGCATTCGCCACTCGCCCTCCAATTCCATGTCCATGCATTGAGCTCGAGACCGCCTCGTGAGGAATCTTGACTCAAAGGAGGTGCTACTCGTGTCATTAGTCGCTGATTTTCTTGGGGTGAACTACCCAAGTGAGCACTCGGAAGGTGGCGTGCTTGTATCATCCGAAGGTTACGCTTTCCCAGCGTGTTGCGAGGACGCCACGAGATGCGGGATTGATCGAATCCGTGCATTGGACCAGCGATGTACGGAAACCAGTGATTACCATGAGCTCGGATCGGATGAGGATTGTATTTGACCATCGGATGTCATTTGGCAATTTTGAGGGAGCACCATCCGTTGCATTGTCCGCTTGGAATGATTTGTCGAtgcgttgttgttgttgttgctgcggTACTGCTGCAGTGGTGGTTGAGTGGCGAGGCAATGAAGGTTGTGCTTTCGTTGGTTCTTTGGGGAGCTAACAAGTCGTGAGTGGAGAAACTTGGACCCGACCTTGGTTGCCGATTCGATCGAGATGGCATCGTTGAAATTTGTTTTGATGGTTGAGGCAGCGGGCGCGAGAAAATTTTTGGTTGACCTGGTTGTCGAGGCaaacttggattcaacccagaGTTTCCAGAGTAAAAGCCCTCGACTACATTGCATTAAATGTTTCTCGTGAACTTGCTTCTTGGATGCGAGAGTTAGGCCATTAACATGAGAAGCATCAACGAGAAGGTTACGGTGCATCATCATTGAACCTCTGCCTAAACCTTTTATTAGCTTAGCCTTCTATTGTGGAGGTTGCCACTGTTGTTGCAGATTCCTTGGCTATTGGTGAACTTGTGGTCTCTGTCTCGCTTCATTACCGATTAGTCATCCCACAGCCCGAGTTGTGGATTTTCGAGGCATCTGTTGTCTGCTTATGTTGCCCTTGTCTGAGATGGACCAACAGCGTGGAAGATTGTGTTCTTCTGTTGAATTTGAGAGTCGTTTTGTATAGGTGAAATTGCATTGGAGCTTGGAAAAAGATGCTTGTGGTTGAGGTAATTTCACTGTTGGAGTTGCACTGTCTTTAGGATATCGAATAGCATAGGCCCTGCTCTCGAGGACTTGAATGATTAGAACCTTGAATATGAGTGTGAGGATTGCCCAATAGATGTGGTCGTTGATCTTGATGCTAATGCATCGGGAATGTCCGAGCAGGAGGAGAGACAGATGCATTAGAGAAAGGGCCACTCATACCATTGAAAGTGCCGACAGCCGGACCACTCCCCTGAGAAACCTGCATTTGCAGTTCTTGCGTCATCTGCCTATGTTCCTCAGTAGTTTAACCAGGCTGCAAGATCATGGCAATGGTAATCAGATGTGTTGACTAATAAAAACTTCTAAAAGAGAggaattaaaataaacacacaGCAAAATTGATCACAGATATTATACTCCACAATGTATTATCTATCATATCAGAACAGTCACAGATTAATGTACGGAATCTGTAAAtatcaaaacttaaaaaataaacaaataatataaccAGGTTATACTAacagaaattttaatatttattagcTCAATAGTGAGCAATACGATACAGAAATAATACTAAATACTTACCCGAAGCATATGCATAGTATCATGAGGCCTCAACATTGAGTTCCCTTGGTGAGCAGTGACAGGATTTGTAACACCATTTCCTAAAAGCATCGCACTAGTAGGCACCATGTTAAGCATCCCTGGGGAATTTATTCCTTGAAACCCTGCTCTAGGCATGGAGGGCATTCCCCAGTTCATCCCACACATCATCCCCATCGCACTAGTACCCGGTAACATACGTACACCTCGATCCACAGGTAAGTTTCCAGGAACAGGCAAACCAGATTGCTGAACATTTCTACCAGAAAGCATTTGAGTGTATCGCATCCTTTGCTGTTCATCAACGGGTAAAGAAACAGATCTAGGCATACTATATCTCTGGGCATccctacaaaaataattttaaaaatataagcagATAATAGCAAGTGTGGATCACAGGTAATCCATCTCAACAGATCTTACCTAGAAGCAGCACTTAGAGGGTTAGAAGGTGAAGGTAAGCCACTGCATAGGACCATTCCAGGAGAGGTTTGTAACACATTGTTTACACTAATGGTAGGAAGAACAGGGGTTACAGAGCCTGGATGACTTGGGATAGCTAAACCACTTGTATGAGATCCCTGATAGGCAAGTGCAGTAACGTCTGCCTAGCAGCTGTTCGCATACGTTTTGTCGGTATTGAACCAACATTCAGAGCACCTGATGGTCTTTTTCCAATCAATGTCAATGGTTGATTTCCTATTCTGCTATCTAAGCATGGTTCACCTGACAAATTTGCACCAGTTTCATATAATTTTGTGCCATATGACTTTCGAGGGAAGATTTTTCTCTTCTTGAGATTGAATGTTGCACTTTCAAGTATTCCAGGTAAAATATATGTGCCTGTTTCACCTTCCTCCTCTTCATATGTATTTACATGATGTACAtctaatgaaaaaataacaacaatgtaAGCATCAATAAACCAAATTATAAGCGAATAATAATCGACAAGATGCAGTTGATTACCGACCACGAGAATCACAAACAGATGCCTCACAGTCCTCTTGATGCATAGAGTTGCTACTTCTCTGGATTACAGTCAATAAGTTAACATCTAAACttcataaagtaaataaattgaACATGAGGGCagttatgaaaattttgtcaTTCAAGTATCATGATACATAATCACAAAGTAATTCACCAGTAAAAACATTAACTAAAGGAAGGGTCGTGCAATCAACAAGGCTTCCACCAGCACATGACCTAGGGAAGCGAAAGCATGCAGATTTTTCTCACATGCAAAGTGACTGTTATCCCATCTCTAACACCCAAGTTGCAAATGAGCAATATTACTACAGGCTTAGAAAGGCCCAACCACCAGTAAGTACTTGAGAAACTACGCACAGGATTATGTGCACATActatataaatttaatgatCAACTCAAGATAGacaaagttaataaaataaaatatataaatggccgaaatacaataaaataacaaacaagtTCCACTGCAGGATACACACTGAAGAACCAGCAGATAGAAGACAGAAGCC
It includes:
- the LOC120255462 gene encoding chromatin modification-related protein EAF1 A-like — its product is MVLCSGLPSPSNPLSAASRDAQRYSMPRSVSLPVDEQQRMRYTQMLSGRNVQQSGLPVPGNLPVDRGVRMLPGTSAMGMMCGMNWGMPSMPRAGFQGINSPGMLNMVPTSAMLLGNGVTNPVTAHQGNSMLRPHDTMHMLRPG